From the genome of Argentina anserina chromosome 4, drPotAnse1.1, whole genome shotgun sequence, one region includes:
- the LOC126791213 gene encoding CASP-like protein 1D1 has translation MGRTRRPVVYFCLSFLLRMLLIVASTVSAVTMATSKDTQYWFDYDLDTGHNRSGTISFKFTDSPSFIYFVAALSVAGVYGIITKLSTCLVICLAPSSSIMLVLFAVFDVLILGVVASATGTAGSVAYGIFKGDLCSTYSRFCRHIGIALGFALFASVFLVILLWTSLISLYKRIPKQTFETSQPLPQSPLQTPPQAPISETSPHAQELRN, from the exons ATGGGAAGAACAAGGAGGCCTGTGGTTTACTTTTGCTTGAGTTTTCTTCTCCGGATGTTGTTGATCGTTGCCTCCACAGTTAGTGCTGTGACTATGGCAACTAGCAAGGATACCCAATATTGGTTCGATTACGATCTTGACACTGGCCATAACAGGAGTGGTACCATTTCGTTCAAATTCACTGATTCTCCCTCATTCAT ATACTTTGTTGCGGCATTATCTGTCGCGGGCGTTTATGGTATCATTACCAAGTTATCAACTTGTTTAGTCATCTGCTTAGCGCCGTCCTCATCAATCATGTTGGTTCTCTTTGCGGTTTTTGATGTG TTGATATTGGGAGTGGTAGCCTCAGCAACGGGGACAGCTGGTAGTGTTGCTTACGGCATATTCAAGGGTGATCTTTGCTCTACTTACAGCCGCTTCTGTCGACATATAGGAATCGCTTTGGGGTTCGCCTTATTTGCCTCAGTTTTTCTTGTCATTCTTTTATGGACCTCCCTTATTAGTCTCTACAAAAGGATCCCGAAACAAACCTTTGAGACATCACAACCACTTCCACAGTCTCCATTACAAACCCCACCACAAGCACCGATCTCAGAGACTTCACCACATGCGCAAGAATTAAGGAACTGA